The Montipora foliosa isolate CH-2021 chromosome 1, ASM3666993v2, whole genome shotgun sequence genome has a window encoding:
- the LOC137976390 gene encoding uncharacterized protein has translation MASWTCFLVWSGRLLFFGLVGLQAYSLASYPAKYENKDGFYGLVALYAPAVVLWFYIMCDDRKLQWLFAVWMCYIVGFVIFIAIIFGGDKPIEDKLDKAIFFGPNILKMTLCLAPVILLLLLSTGTDSISYRDQIWQLSLRMALDLFDGVEMLEVIIEENEVYHGVSKPFEKAILSFVCISFIISPLQLVEIKLRSSERWGHRYRCREGLRTALQIIAVNCVFLGLRMYLWRGYGKEASIFIAKNAIVICLGLFEVCSMCRCCGCDDY, from the coding sequence ATGGCCTCTTGGACCTGTTTTTTAGTCTGGAGTGGGCGACTCCTTTTCTTCGGCTTGGTAGGCCTCCAGGCCTATTCGCTAGCTTCGTACCCTGCCAAGTACGAAAACAAAGATGGTTTCTATGGACTAGTCGCCCTGTACGCTCCTGCAGTAGTCCTGTGGTTTTATATCATGTGCGACGACAGGAAATTACAATGGTTATTTGCTGTCTGGATGTGCTATATCGTTGGGTTCGTGATCTTCATCGCGATCATATTTGGAGGCGACAAACCGATAGAAGATAAACTCGACAAAGCGATATTCTTCGGTCCAAACATTCTAAAGATGACACTTTGCCTTGCCCCGGTGATTCTTCTATTGCTTTTGAGTACTGGAACAGATTCCATCAGCTACAGAGATCAAATCTGGCAGTTATCCCTTCGAATGGCTTTAGATCTCTTCGATGGAGTTGAAATGCTGGAAGTTATCATCGAAGAAAATGAAGTTTACCATGGCGTTTCAAAGCCCTTTGAAAAAGCCATACTCTCTTTTGTCTGTATCAGTTTTATCATCTCCCCATTGCAACTAGTTGAGATAAAGTTAAGAAGTTCCGAACGGTGGGGACATCGATATAGATGTAGAGAAGGTTTGCGAACAGCCCTTCAGATCATCGCTGTTAATTGCGTGTTTTTAGGGCTTCGCATGTATCTATGGCGAGGCTACGGAAAAGAAGCCTCCATTTTTATTGCTAAAAATGCTATTGTTATTTGCCTTGGCCTTTTCGAGGTTTGTTCAATGTGTAGATGTTGTGGCTGTGACGATTATTGA
- the LOC137976401 gene encoding cytochrome P450 1A1-like has protein sequence MAFSSLVEEVSTFGQILHVCFLICLFLSGKALWEHSFSKLPPGPFGLPVIGSCFRLGHNPHLDFTKMAKKYGDVFSLMLGNRLVVVVNGVNAIQETIIKQSTAFAGRPRLHTFQIANPNGSSLSLSDYSPQYRLTRKIGVSAIVNFVKNKDALEEKLLNESQRLVHCFRQHKGKPVDALITLKCATANLILNALFGVERSYDDEGLVHMLKIADNFRKSVHGSNMVDFLPLLKYLPNKALSDLCTTMETILGAVAKMFEKNRETYVGGKVRNIADSVINAIERETEKEKEDRSPGKDTLCMAPVLSDEQIVPVLGDLFGAGFETSSITLYWAIAYLIKYPGIQRQLHEELDRVIGRERLPTLQDIESLPLLQASVLELLRITSVTPLSLPRSTTSETNIGDFTIPKDTVVFINLWSVHRDPDTWKDPDVFDPSRFLDGQGQLIDPKFFVAFLPFSGGRRKCPGEPLVMKTVCVFLAVLLHSFQFTQDGLPTEYQGINLEGQYGLTLMPETFYAKIEERF, from the coding sequence GTTCATGTTTTCGTCTGGGCCACAACCCCCATCTTGATTTCACCAAAATGGCAAAGAAGTACGGTGACGTCTTTAGTCTGATGCTCGGAAATCGTTTGGTTGTGGTGGTGAATGGTGTAAATGCTATCCAAGAAACCATCATCAAGCAGTCCACTGCTTTTGCTGGGCGCCCACGGCTTCACACCTTCCAGATTGCCAATCCTAATGGAAGCAGCCTTTCTCTTTCTGATTATTCTCCTCAATATAGACTAACTCGCAAGATTGGGGTCAGTGCTATCGTTAACTTCGTCAAGAACAAAGACGCATTAGAAGAAAAACTGTTGAATGAATCGCAACGCTTGGTTCACTGCTTCAGGCAACATAAGGGAAAACCCGTTGATGCTCTGATAACTCTGAAATGTGCCACAGCTAACCTCATCCTTAATGCACTCTTTGGAGTAGAGCGTTCATACGACGATGAAGGACTTGTACATATGCTCAAAATCGCAGATAATTTTCGGAAGTCGGTGCATGGTAGTAACATGGTTGATTTCCTGCCACTGCTAAAGTACCTTCCGAATAAAGCGCTTTCAGATCTTTGCACGACGATGGAGACTATTTTGGGTGCCGTCGCGAAGATGTTTGAGAAGAATAGAGAAACCTACGTTGGAGGAAAAGTCCGCAACATTGCTGACAGTGTAATTAACGCGATTGAGAGAGAAACggagaaagaaaaggaagatcGCTCACCAGGGAAGGACACCTTATGCATGGCCCCAGTGCTCAGTGACGAACAAATTGTCCCAGTCTTAGGAGATCTGTTTGGTGCCGGATTTGAAACCTCCTCAATAACATTGTATTGGGCCATAGCATACCTCATAAAATATCCCGGGATCCAGCGACAGTTGCATGAAGAATTAGACCGAGTGATTGGTCGGGAAAGATTGCCAACCCTGCAAGACATAGAGTCACTTCCCCTTCTGCAAGCTTCAGTCCTTGAATTATTAAGGATAACCAGTGTCACCCCTCTGTCTCTACCTCGATCCACCACCTCTGAAACGAACATAGGTGATTTCACAATTCCAAAAGACACTGTGGTCTTCATCAATCTGTGGTCAGTGCATCGTGATCCCGACACCTGGAAAGACCCGGATGTATTTGACCCATCTCGTTTTCTGGATGGTCAAGGTCAGCTGATTGATCCAAAGTTCTTCGTTGCCTTCCTTCCATTCTCCGGAGGTCGCCGCAAGTGTCCTGGAGAGCCCCTGGTgatgaaaacagtttgtgtCTTCCTCGCGGTGCTTCTTCACAGCTTCCAATTTACGCAGGATGGGTTACCAACTGAATATCAAGGAATTAACCTTGAAGGGCAGTATGGCCTCACGCTGATGCCAGagacattttacgctaaaattGAAGAACGCTTTTAA